A genomic stretch from Chitinophaga agri includes:
- a CDS encoding purine-nucleoside phosphorylase — MLLEQIKEAVSFLKDLQPARVGIVLGTGLGQLVSHIRIQKTIPYHEIPHFPESTVESHKGQLIYGHIGDTPVIAMQGRFHYYEGYSMQQITFPIRVMKALGIQYLLLSNAAGGINKAYTKGDIVLLDDHINLQTDNPLRGLNSPDFGARFPDMSRPYDPALGEILLQAAAALGHKMHTNGVYAAVTGPNLETRAEYRYLRTIGADIVGMSTVPEVIVANQLQLPCAAVSVITDECDPDNLHPVSIEEIIAVAGTADKKLSEVFAAVVSKL, encoded by the coding sequence ATGTTGTTAGAACAGATAAAAGAGGCCGTTTCTTTTCTGAAAGATCTTCAGCCGGCACGTGTAGGCATTGTACTAGGTACAGGCCTTGGCCAACTGGTTAGCCATATCAGGATTCAGAAAACTATCCCCTACCATGAAATACCTCACTTCCCTGAGTCTACTGTAGAATCACATAAAGGTCAGCTGATCTACGGACATATCGGTGATACGCCGGTGATCGCTATGCAGGGACGCTTTCATTATTACGAAGGCTATTCCATGCAGCAGATCACTTTTCCTATCCGTGTGATGAAAGCGCTGGGCATTCAGTACCTGTTACTGAGTAACGCTGCCGGAGGTATTAATAAAGCGTATACAAAGGGCGATATCGTGCTGCTGGATGATCATATCAATCTGCAGACGGATAATCCGCTACGCGGTCTTAATTCGCCTGATTTTGGCGCACGTTTTCCGGATATGAGTCGTCCGTACGATCCTGCGCTGGGGGAGATATTGCTGCAAGCAGCGGCCGCGTTAGGTCATAAAATGCATACGAACGGGGTGTATGCGGCGGTGACGGGTCCAAACCTAGAGACGCGTGCGGAGTATCGTTATCTGCGGACGATCGGAGCGGATATCGTGGGAATGAGTACTGTGCCGGAAGTGATCGTAGCGAATCAGTTGCAGTTGCCTTGTGCGGCGGTATCTGTGATTACAGATGAATGTGATCCGGATAACCTGCACCCGGTGTCGATAGAGGAGATCATTGCGGTGGCTGGAACTGCGGATAAGAAGCTGAGTGAGGTGTTTGCGGCAGTGGTGAGTAAGTTGTAA
- the rny gene encoding ribonuclease Y codes for MEVTLISTIAAVVALIIGILLGKVIFAKNTQHKIQEAELQAQKIVAEGQLTAENLKKDRLLEAKEKFLQLKSEHEKEVLQRNQKIADSENRIKQKEQSVTQKAENLQKQMQENEAIKENLNRQMELVAVKRTELEKHQEEHIRRLEKVAALTAEEARHQLIESLKEEARSQALSHIQEIIEDAKLKANKEAKKIIIQSIQRTAAEQTIENAITVFNLESDEIKGQIIGREGRNIRAIEAATGVDLIVDDTPEAIVLSSFDPLRREIARLSLQRLVQDGRIHPARIEEVVEKTKKQLEEQVMDIGERTVIELGIHGLHKELIRLVGKMRFRSSYGQNLLMHSKETANLCAVMAAELGLNPKLAKRAGLLHDIGKVPDEETELSHALLGAKLAEKYGEHAAVVNAIGAHHDEMEMQYVISPIVQACDAISGARPGARREIMQSYLQRIKDLENLALAHDGVEKAYAIQAGRELRVIVESDKVTDNDADRLSFEIANKIQTEMQYPGQIKVTVIREKRAVNVAR; via the coding sequence ATGGAAGTTACTTTAATATCGACAATAGCCGCAGTAGTGGCATTGATCATAGGTATTTTATTAGGTAAGGTGATATTTGCCAAAAACACACAACATAAAATACAGGAAGCGGAACTGCAGGCACAGAAAATTGTAGCCGAAGGACAACTGACCGCTGAGAATCTGAAGAAAGACAGACTGCTGGAAGCAAAGGAAAAATTCCTGCAACTGAAAAGTGAACACGAGAAAGAAGTATTACAACGTAACCAGAAAATAGCTGACTCAGAAAATCGTATCAAACAGAAGGAACAGTCAGTAACGCAAAAAGCAGAAAATCTGCAGAAACAAATGCAGGAAAATGAAGCCATCAAGGAAAATCTGAACCGTCAGATGGAACTGGTAGCTGTTAAACGCACCGAACTGGAAAAACATCAGGAAGAGCATATCCGCCGCCTGGAAAAAGTAGCGGCCCTGACTGCTGAAGAAGCCCGCCACCAGCTGATCGAAAGCCTGAAAGAAGAAGCACGTTCCCAGGCCCTGTCACACATCCAGGAGATCATCGAAGATGCTAAACTGAAAGCGAACAAGGAAGCCAAGAAAATCATCATACAGTCTATCCAGCGTACTGCTGCTGAACAGACGATCGAAAACGCCATCACTGTATTCAACCTGGAAAGTGATGAGATCAAAGGACAGATCATCGGTCGTGAAGGACGTAACATCCGCGCTATCGAAGCTGCTACTGGTGTTGACCTGATCGTAGACGATACCCCTGAAGCTATCGTACTGTCTTCCTTCGACCCATTACGTCGTGAGATAGCCCGTCTGTCCCTGCAACGTCTGGTACAGGACGGCCGTATCCACCCTGCACGTATCGAAGAAGTAGTAGAAAAAACCAAGAAACAACTGGAAGAACAGGTAATGGATATCGGTGAAAGAACCGTTATCGAACTGGGGATCCATGGTCTGCATAAAGAACTGATCCGCCTGGTAGGTAAAATGCGTTTCCGCTCTTCCTACGGTCAGAACCTCCTGATGCACTCCAAAGAAACAGCTAACCTGTGTGCGGTAATGGCTGCAGAACTGGGTCTGAACCCTAAACTGGCAAAACGTGCTGGTCTGCTGCATGACATTGGTAAGGTACCTGATGAAGAAACTGAACTGAGCCACGCATTACTCGGTGCGAAACTGGCTGAGAAATATGGCGAGCACGCTGCTGTAGTAAATGCTATCGGCGCTCACCACGATGAAATGGAAATGCAATATGTGATCTCTCCGATCGTACAGGCCTGTGACGCCATCAGTGGTGCACGCCCAGGTGCCCGTCGTGAGATCATGCAGAGCTACCTGCAGCGTATCAAAGATCTGGAAAACCTGGCCCTCGCTCATGATGGTGTGGAAAAAGCATATGCTATCCAGGCCGGTCGTGAACTGCGCGTGATCGTTGAAAGTGATAAAGTAACTGATAACGATGCGGACCGTCTGTCTTTCGAGATCGCCAACAAGATCCAGACAGAAATGCAGTATCCAGGTCAGATCAAGGTAACTGTGATCCGTGAAAAGCGTGCTGTAAACGTAGCCCGCTAA
- a CDS encoding 3-keto-disaccharide hydrolase → MKRLLLAAALLIGSHFTFAQKQQLFNGQNLDGWKVYGTEKWYVDKGTLVCESGPDKEYGYLATEQSFKNFELTVEFKQEADGNSGVFFHSSIEGTKITGWQAEVAPAGSHTGGIYESYGRGWLIQPAADKEKYLKQGEWNTMKVIVKDNQVTTILNGHEMIRLTDEKIGAADGQIALQIHSGGGIKVRWKNISIVTL, encoded by the coding sequence ATGAAAAGACTCCTTTTGGCAGCTGCCCTTCTCATTGGCAGCCATTTCACGTTTGCACAGAAACAACAACTCTTTAATGGTCAAAATCTCGATGGCTGGAAAGTCTACGGTACAGAGAAATGGTATGTCGATAAGGGAACGCTGGTATGCGAAAGCGGTCCTGATAAAGAATACGGCTACCTCGCCACAGAACAGTCGTTTAAGAACTTCGAACTTACTGTCGAATTTAAACAGGAAGCTGACGGTAACAGTGGCGTATTTTTCCACTCTTCCATAGAGGGTACCAAGATCACCGGCTGGCAGGCAGAGGTAGCGCCGGCAGGTAGCCATACCGGTGGTATCTATGAATCTTACGGCAGGGGATGGCTGATACAGCCTGCTGCTGACAAAGAAAAATACCTGAAACAGGGGGAATGGAATACGATGAAGGTGATTGTCAAAGATAACCAGGTAACGACCATCCTCAATGGCCATGAAATGATCCGGCTGACTGATGAAAAGATTGGCGCTGCCGATGGGCAGATTGCCCTGCAGATCCATTCAGGTGGTGGCATTAAAGTGAGGTGGAAGAATATTTCCATTGTCACACTATAA
- a CDS encoding cell division protein ZapA, whose amino-acid sequence MEPLIPINIVVADRSYRIKIKPEEEEEVRRTMKEVNEKIIEFKTAYAGKDLQDYIAMVLIMYATHPVTSGGKVQLGLAPFLEEKLQHLEELLDGSL is encoded by the coding sequence ATGGAGCCGCTGATTCCCATTAATATTGTGGTAGCCGACAGGTCATACCGTATTAAGATAAAACCTGAAGAGGAAGAGGAAGTACGACGCACCATGAAGGAGGTGAACGAAAAGATCATTGAATTTAAAACGGCGTATGCGGGTAAAGACCTTCAGGATTATATCGCGATGGTCCTTATTATGTACGCTACCCACCCGGTAACGAGTGGAGGGAAAGTCCAGTTGGGCCTTGCGCCTTTCCTGGAAGAGAAATTACAGCATCTGGAAGAATTGCTGGACGGCTCACTGTGA
- the pheT gene encoding phenylalanine--tRNA ligase subunit beta, which produces MTISYNWLCDYLPVKPTPEELSVILTRIGLEVESLEQFESIKGSLEGLVIGEVLTVAPHPNADKLRLTTVSIGQGEPLNIVCGAPNVAAGQKVVIAPTGATIYPASGEPMTMKKAKIRGEESHGMICAEDEIGLGSSHAGIMVLDASLQPGTPARDVFKPVQDWVYEIGLTPNRMDAMSHLGVAKDVCAYLNNAENTLKYKALAPELTALPKAATAYPISVTVENLDACPRYSGISITGVKIASSPDWLKNKLLAIGVRPINNIVDITNFILHETGQPLHAFDADAITGQKVIVKNLPQDTLFVTLDEKERKLDAADLMICNGNSEPMCIAGVFGGLHSGVTETTQHIFLESAWFSPASIRPTSFRHGLRTDAAARFEKGVDISGTVYVLQRAAALICELAGGQVASEVIDVYPTPKQQTEVTSTWSYIRKLSGKAYPDEKIVTILTSLGFGLLERDADKFRVSVPFSKPDISIPADLVEEVMRIDGLDNIEIPSQVLITPAANPKPDREKVREKAANYLAANGFNEIFTNSITNGKYFTPEVLERTVRMINSLSADLDVMRPSMLETGLESVAHNLNRRNDNLLFFEFGNTYAVQEQGKYEETAHLSLYLTGQKRTENWMQKAEPVDFYFLKGYVQNLFRQLGISGLTWAEAEIDGIQQGWQISVKNKPVVNLGAVSAQKLKQFDIKQQVWFADINWKIVLGLLQKSDNFYKEIPKFPAVRRDLALVLDKQVKFAAVEAAAKTVKSSLLQELNLFDVFESEKLGANKKSYAVSFTFQDAQKTLTDKEIDAVMDKLVKAFEGQLQAEIRK; this is translated from the coding sequence ATGACTATTTCGTACAATTGGCTGTGTGACTATTTGCCGGTAAAACCTACGCCGGAGGAACTATCTGTTATTTTGACGCGTATTGGTCTTGAGGTGGAAAGCCTGGAGCAGTTCGAGTCCATAAAAGGCAGCCTCGAAGGACTGGTGATCGGAGAAGTACTGACCGTAGCTCCGCATCCCAATGCCGATAAGCTCAGACTGACAACTGTAAGTATCGGTCAGGGTGAACCGCTGAATATTGTATGTGGTGCCCCCAACGTTGCTGCCGGACAAAAAGTAGTGATCGCTCCGACAGGTGCGACTATTTATCCGGCCAGTGGTGAACCAATGACGATGAAGAAAGCCAAGATCCGTGGGGAAGAAAGTCATGGTATGATCTGCGCAGAAGATGAAATCGGACTGGGCAGCAGTCACGCTGGTATTATGGTACTGGATGCATCCCTGCAACCCGGCACGCCTGCCCGTGATGTATTCAAGCCTGTACAGGACTGGGTATATGAGATCGGTCTGACCCCTAACAGGATGGACGCTATGAGTCACCTGGGTGTGGCGAAAGATGTCTGCGCTTACCTGAACAATGCTGAGAATACATTGAAATACAAGGCATTAGCGCCTGAGCTGACGGCTTTGCCCAAAGCAGCCACCGCTTATCCTATCAGTGTAACGGTTGAGAACCTGGACGCCTGTCCTCGTTACAGTGGCATTTCCATCACTGGCGTAAAGATCGCCTCTTCACCTGACTGGCTGAAAAACAAACTGTTAGCTATTGGTGTAAGACCTATCAACAATATCGTCGATATCACCAACTTCATCCTGCATGAAACCGGTCAGCCGCTGCATGCTTTTGATGCGGATGCTATCACCGGTCAGAAGGTGATCGTTAAGAATCTGCCACAGGATACACTTTTCGTGACCCTGGATGAAAAAGAGCGTAAACTGGATGCTGCAGATCTGATGATCTGCAACGGCAACAGTGAGCCGATGTGTATTGCCGGTGTTTTCGGTGGTTTACATTCCGGCGTAACCGAAACAACACAGCACATATTCCTGGAAAGTGCCTGGTTCAGTCCGGCCAGTATCCGCCCTACCTCCTTCCGTCACGGTCTCCGCACTGACGCTGCTGCCCGTTTCGAAAAAGGTGTGGATATCTCCGGTACCGTATATGTATTACAGCGTGCAGCTGCACTGATCTGCGAACTGGCAGGTGGTCAGGTAGCATCTGAAGTAATTGATGTATATCCTACTCCAAAACAGCAGACGGAGGTGACCAGCACCTGGTCTTATATCCGTAAACTAAGTGGAAAGGCCTATCCGGATGAAAAGATCGTAACGATCCTCACCAGCCTGGGGTTTGGTTTGCTGGAACGCGATGCGGATAAATTCCGGGTAAGCGTACCTTTCAGCAAACCGGATATCAGCATTCCGGCTGACCTGGTAGAGGAAGTAATGCGTATTGACGGACTGGACAACATTGAAATACCATCCCAGGTATTGATCACACCAGCAGCTAATCCTAAACCGGACCGGGAGAAAGTACGTGAGAAAGCAGCTAACTATCTGGCAGCCAACGGATTCAACGAGATCTTCACCAACTCCATCACGAACGGTAAATATTTCACACCGGAAGTACTGGAACGTACAGTGAGGATGATCAACAGCCTGAGCGCTGACCTGGATGTGATGCGTCCGTCCATGTTAGAGACCGGTCTTGAAAGTGTGGCCCATAATTTGAATCGTCGTAACGACAATCTGCTGTTCTTCGAATTTGGTAATACATATGCCGTTCAGGAACAGGGGAAATACGAAGAAACAGCGCACCTGAGCCTTTATCTGACAGGTCAGAAAAGGACGGAGAACTGGATGCAGAAGGCAGAACCGGTAGATTTTTACTTCCTGAAAGGATATGTACAGAACCTGTTCCGTCAACTGGGCATCAGTGGCCTTACATGGGCAGAAGCTGAGATCGACGGAATACAACAGGGATGGCAGATCAGCGTTAAAAATAAGCCAGTAGTGAATCTGGGCGCGGTAAGTGCACAGAAGCTGAAACAGTTTGATATCAAGCAGCAGGTATGGTTTGCGGATATTAACTGGAAGATTGTATTGGGATTACTGCAAAAAAGCGATAACTTTTACAAGGAAATACCGAAGTTCCCTGCAGTTCGCCGTGACCTGGCATTAGTACTGGACAAACAGGTGAAATTTGCGGCAGTAGAAGCTGCTGCGAAAACAGTGAAGTCATCACTGTTGCAGGAACTGAACCTGTTTGATGTATTCGAAAGTGAAAAACTGGGTGCGAATAAGAAATCTTACGCCGTTAGTTTCACCTTCCAGGATGCCCAGAAGACCCTTACTGATAAAGAAATTGACGCAGTGATGGATAAACTGGTGAAAGCATTCGAAGGACAGCTGCAGGCTGAGATCAGAAAATAG